Below is a window of Electrophorus electricus isolate fEleEle1 chromosome 1, fEleEle1.pri, whole genome shotgun sequence DNA.
cacacacacacacacacacatacacacaaaatcagaaTGGGAAACTCAGTGATGGGAAACTCAGTGATGCTGAGTATACTGAGGATTCTGGGACTGaggaaaaacatccagtgaaAGGGGATCCTGTGGACGTAACTTGCTGATGAAAGGGGACAGAGGAACATTTCAGGAATCGTTCTGATGAATAGCTGTCCCCAGTCAAGCATGTTGCAGTCCAATACAGCGCTGGTGTTCCAGCTAACTTGTTTGACCACACAACTCGTCATTCCTCAGCACGAATGGCTTTAGCAACAGACAAGCAGTTCGAATGCCACTGCTTTCtaagagaaacaaagacaagaCTCCAGTGGGTAAAAGCGCAATAATTTGCAGTGGAAAAACCTGGTCAGATCAATTCAAAATGTGAAAGCAACATGAATTGATGAGTCATTCTTGTCAGGTGCTTTTCAGGTGTCAACAATTcaggctggtgtgtgcatgcatgcgtggtggtggtggggtggggtccAGATGTGCTCACCCCCAAAACCGCTCAGATCGCTCTATTTCTCAGTGATAACTTTATGCACTTCTACTGTAATATTCCTCACATATATTCCTCATTCCTTAATTTAGCTGCAAAGTCCACGCAGGAGGAACCAGCCCATGACCTGGACGATATTCCAGTTCCGCACTTTCGTAGAGGAAAGAAGGAGACTGTGCCAGCTTATCTGCACCGCATGGAGCGAGAAACACAACATGTTCTTTTCCTCACCAAGAACCAGAGAGAGCGACAGCCCGAGCTACAGCTGCAGGAGAACGAAACAAAGTCAAAGCACAagtctgaaaaaaagaaaaagttagtGGCTTAAGGGTCATTTccccttttttgtttatttacttctaATCAGCATTAACTCTTTTGTTCATGATAACATGCTTTTGATCTTGCAAGCTGatgcgtttctgcctgtgcaTGCGTACTGCTCTGTATGCATTTTCTCAttgatgtgtttctgtttagGTTTGACCAAGGGAGATTGCAGCGGCTTCAGAAGAAAAAGCTTGAGAAACgggaagagagagcagagaaggagatGTTTGTAGGCATGTACTTCATTTGATGCTTTCATTTCTGAAATTCGTCTTCAGAATAGGTTATTGTAATTTGATGTTCATTTGACTTCTTCCTGAAGATGAAATACAATTTGGAGAGGTTGCCATGGCACCTCCATCACTCACTACCAAACCAAAGAAGGCCGCAGAGAAATTGCAGGTAAACTAGAACATGCGTCCTCTTTTATGAgaattgtttttgctttgtgtcatgtttactgtattttgtttaGATAATGGAAAATGTAATGTGACCCTGTAGGAATCCTCATTAAAGTAATGCTTCACCTACCTTAAACTCAAATGCTGGTAATAGTGAATTAAACCTACCAGTTGCAAATGATCATAAAGCATTATCATCCTAACTTGTTATGCatctttcattctttattttctttagcaTCTTGATAGCTTTTAACCACGCATTGCTATATGTGTGCATTGTGAATTCCTCTAGGGGGCATCCACAGGTCTACTTCTGAGTTCTATGCTTGGTCACAGTGTGGTTTCAACATCCAAGCCCTCTATGGCGAGGCAGAGGATGATGGAAGAAGAGCGTGAGAGGGTGGTGCAGGCCTACCGCCACCTGAAGATGCAGAAACAGGAGCAACAGGAGAGGCAGAAGACGGGCTTAAACAGACTACGGCATCCCCAGTGAGCTCCTCAGGAACACTTCAAAATACTCTGCTGCCTGCAAGATACGGCAGAGGAGAGAAGATCATTATctcttcataatgttcataatGTTTAAGATGATGGGAGGTCAGTGATCTGTGAAGATAAAGTAACCCACATGCCTGTAGGTTCTGGATTTAAGATGATGCGAAGTCA
It encodes the following:
- the ccdc137 gene encoding coiled-coil domain-containing protein 137 — protein: MGKKTQNKAFESSDAQKKEIIKSKKKLKKHARPGAEEHLEHIPFRLREIMKSKEKMKMGSRKLKRMMRAAKSTQEEPAHDLDDIPVPHFRRGKKETVPAYLHRMERETQHVLFLTKNQRERQPELQLQENETKSKHKSEKKKKFDQGRLQRLQKKKLEKREERAEKEMFVDEIQFGEVAMAPPSLTTKPKKAAEKLQGASTGLLLSSMLGHSVVSTSKPSMARQRMMEEERERVVQAYRHLKMQKQEQQERQKTGLNRLRHPQ